The Listeria sp. PSOL-1 genome includes a region encoding these proteins:
- the glyS gene encoding glycine--tRNA ligase subunit beta, which yields MSKDFLLEIGLEEMPAKYVTASSEQLKLRVTEWLKEKKLAYQEVINYSTPRRLAVVIKDLAEKQADSKEEAKGPAKKIALDDAGNWSKAALGFARSQGVDPDDFTFRDIKGIEYIYINKEMKGESTTNLLLEIKKIITDMTFPISMHWGANELRYLRPIKWLVALYGEEVIPFNITNVQTGNISRGHRFLGQDTVISSPNDYQERLLEQFVICSGVERKEAITNQIKEVAHKEGWTIPIDEELLEEVTNLVEYPTVLAGNFEKKYLELPEEILITTMKEHQRYFPVFNEQGALLDHFITVRNGDHNYLATVQRGNEKVLRARLSDADFFYQEDLKINIDDAVQKLDQIVFHEKLGTLTDKMERVQKVALLIQKHLNLDLNESDIKRVTAIYKFDLVTNIVGEFPELQGIMGEKYAILQGEKVDIAQAIREHYLPISVESALPASDLGRLLAISDKLETLVSFFCIGITPSGSADPFGLRRNSLGILRIIQANNWNLPLMEILKEIIHLEQDGGFGHFSTEDVYQEISHFIQNRLRVILQDKKIRADIIDAVVAGNPNKIPQLIERANLLNEHKADDWFRPTIESLTRVLNIARKHQAGVITDPTLFENDAEQKLFTAAKELKQVYSSMKASERLKAFINLRPVIDEYFENTLVMSDDDAIRNNRLALLFELGSMIREFAQVNEINVK from the coding sequence ATGAGTAAAGATTTTTTGCTTGAAATTGGCTTAGAAGAAATGCCAGCGAAATACGTAACGGCTTCAAGCGAACAACTAAAATTACGCGTTACCGAGTGGCTTAAAGAAAAAAAATTAGCGTATCAAGAAGTGATCAACTATTCGACGCCTCGTCGTTTAGCAGTTGTGATTAAAGATTTAGCAGAAAAACAAGCAGATTCAAAAGAAGAAGCAAAAGGCCCCGCCAAAAAAATTGCATTAGATGATGCCGGTAATTGGTCAAAAGCTGCTCTTGGCTTTGCAAGAAGCCAAGGGGTTGATCCAGATGATTTTACTTTTCGCGATATAAAGGGTATAGAATACATTTATATCAATAAGGAAATGAAAGGCGAAAGCACAACTAATTTATTGTTAGAAATAAAAAAAATAATTACAGACATGACATTTCCGATTAGCATGCACTGGGGAGCGAATGAATTGCGTTATCTTCGCCCCATTAAATGGCTTGTTGCCTTGTACGGAGAAGAGGTTATTCCTTTTAACATCACAAACGTTCAAACTGGGAATATAAGTAGAGGGCATCGTTTTCTTGGACAAGATACCGTTATTTCTTCACCAAATGATTATCAAGAACGTTTACTCGAGCAGTTTGTCATTTGTTCAGGCGTTGAAAGAAAAGAAGCGATTACGAATCAAATAAAAGAAGTTGCTCATAAAGAAGGTTGGACGATACCAATTGACGAAGAGTTGCTAGAAGAGGTTACTAATTTAGTTGAATATCCAACTGTTTTAGCCGGTAATTTTGAAAAAAAATATCTTGAATTACCAGAAGAAATCCTCATTACAACAATGAAAGAACATCAGCGTTATTTCCCAGTATTTAATGAACAAGGAGCGCTGTTAGACCACTTTATTACAGTTAGAAATGGTGATCACAACTATTTAGCAACTGTTCAGCGTGGGAACGAGAAGGTATTACGAGCCCGATTGTCGGACGCCGACTTTTTCTATCAAGAAGACTTAAAAATAAACATTGATGATGCCGTTCAAAAGTTAGACCAAATTGTTTTTCATGAAAAATTAGGAACATTAACGGATAAAATGGAACGCGTTCAAAAAGTGGCATTACTTATACAAAAGCATCTTAACTTAGATTTAAATGAATCAGATATTAAACGAGTAACAGCAATTTATAAGTTTGATTTAGTGACGAATATTGTTGGAGAATTTCCTGAACTTCAAGGGATTATGGGGGAGAAATATGCTATCCTCCAAGGCGAAAAAGTAGACATTGCTCAAGCCATTCGTGAACATTATCTTCCTATTTCAGTAGAGAGTGCTTTGCCAGCAAGTGACTTAGGTCGTTTACTTGCCATTTCTGATAAGTTAGAGACACTCGTTAGTTTCTTTTGTATTGGTATTACGCCTTCTGGTTCAGCAGATCCATTTGGTTTACGACGCAATTCATTAGGGATTTTGCGTATTATTCAAGCAAACAATTGGAATTTACCACTTATGGAAATCCTAAAAGAAATTATTCATTTAGAGCAAGATGGCGGTTTTGGTCATTTTTCTACTGAAGATGTATATCAAGAAATCTCACACTTTATTCAAAACAGACTACGTGTTATCTTGCAGGATAAAAAAATCCGGGCAGATATTATCGATGCTGTCGTTGCTGGTAATCCAAATAAAATACCACAGTTAATCGAGCGAGCGAACCTTTTGAATGAACATAAAGCAGATGATTGGTTTAGACCAACAATCGAGTCTTTAACGCGCGTCCTCAATATTGCTAGAAAACATCAGGCCGGAGTTATCACGGATCCTACTTTATTTGAAAATGATGCAGAACAAAAATTGTTTACTGCAGCAAAAGAATTAAAGCAAGTCTATTCATCCATGAAAGCTAGTGAGCGCCTTAAAGCTTTTATCAATTTACGACCGGTCATTGATGAATACTTTGAAAATACACTTGTTATGAGTGATGATGATGCCATTCGAAACAACCGTTTAGCTCTTTTATTCGAGCTTGGATCGATGATTAGGGAATTTGCTCAAGTCAATGAAATTAATGTAAAATAA
- a CDS encoding diacylglycerol kinase family protein, translating into MLMVYKDRKHKRSKSYLDSFSHAIHGFKTAFLEERNMRFHLVATLFVILCGFFFHITKSEWLLLLLVICLVIALELVNTAIERAVDVATKEFLPEAKKAKDVAAAAVLLASLFSVIIGLIIFIPYVF; encoded by the coding sequence ATGCTTATGGTTTACAAAGATAGAAAGCATAAGCGGAGTAAAAGTTATTTGGATTCTTTTAGTCATGCAATTCATGGATTTAAAACCGCTTTTTTAGAAGAAAGAAACATGCGCTTTCATCTTGTAGCAACACTTTTTGTTATCCTTTGTGGTTTCTTTTTCCATATTACAAAAAGTGAGTGGTTATTGCTTTTATTAGTCATTTGTTTAGTCATTGCTTTAGAATTAGTTAATACAGCGATTGAGCGAGCAGTTGATGTAGCGACGAAAGAATTTTTACCTGAGGCAAAAAAGGCGAAAGATGTGGCAGCAGCGGCTGTTCTTTTGGCTTCGCTTTTTTCCGTTATTATTGGCTTAATCATTTTTATCCCATATGTATTTTAG
- a CDS encoding pyruvate, water dikinase regulatory protein, translating to MTQPAVYVVSDSTGETAELVTRAALSQFGQTPKFIHRFHHIDSPEMIEEIVDLVAVNNGIIVHTIVLEEVREVLNKTASDFGVPIIDLFGPLLAQLEQTYKIKPLSEPGKVRSLDEAYFNKVAAIEFAVENDDGRNPRGILQADYVLIGISRTSKTPLSQYLALRGLKIANVPIVPEANVPDELFQIDPNKIIGLKISKKKLNQIRSERLISIGLNGDGTYSSHMRIDEELIFFKKLTDKLGCFVLDVTNKAIEETANEILIRIGEIVDENLEL from the coding sequence GTGACACAACCCGCTGTTTATGTTGTCTCTGATTCTACCGGGGAAACGGCCGAACTTGTCACTCGTGCTGCATTAAGCCAGTTTGGTCAAACGCCGAAGTTTATCCATCGTTTTCATCATATTGATTCACCAGAAATGATTGAAGAAATTGTTGATTTAGTAGCGGTCAATAACGGGATTATTGTTCATACGATTGTGCTTGAAGAAGTTCGTGAAGTACTAAATAAGACGGCTTCAGATTTTGGTGTGCCAATTATCGATTTATTTGGTCCGCTTTTAGCTCAACTGGAACAAACGTATAAAATTAAGCCACTTTCTGAACCTGGAAAAGTTCGTTCACTCGACGAAGCTTACTTTAATAAGGTGGCGGCCATTGAATTTGCTGTTGAAAATGATGATGGCCGTAACCCACGGGGGATTTTGCAAGCAGATTATGTCCTTATTGGGATTTCGCGTACTTCAAAGACACCGCTTTCCCAGTATTTGGCACTCAGGGGGCTGAAAATTGCTAATGTTCCTATCGTTCCAGAAGCAAACGTACCAGATGAATTATTCCAAATTGATCCAAATAAAATCATTGGACTTAAAATCAGCAAAAAAAAATTAAATCAAATTCGTTCAGAACGATTAATTTCTATTGGCTTAAATGGAGATGGGACTTACTCTAGTCATATGCGTATTGATGAAGAGCTGATCTTTTTTAAAAAACTAACGGATAAATTGGGCTGTTTTGTTTTAGATGTAACGAATAAGGCTATTGAAGAAACAGCGAATGAGATTTTAATTCGCATAGGAGAAATTGTTGATGAAAATTTAGAATTATAG
- the rpoD gene encoding RNA polymerase sigma factor RpoD, whose translation MSDKPQEKSPETIEQVKEALIEEGKKTGIMTYTRVAARLAPFTVESEQMDDFIEQLTEAGVEVTYSDDDEDPDETELVKEENEEFDLTDMSVPPGVKINDPVRMYLKEIGRVNLLSADEEIELAKRIETGDIEAKGRLAEANLRLVVSIAKRYVGRGMLFLDLIQEGNMGLMKAVEKFDFNKGFKFSTYATWWIRQAITRAIADQARTIRIPVHMVETINKLIRVQRSLLQDLGRDPSPEEIGEEMDLPTEKVREILKIAQEPVSLETPIGEEDDSHLGDFIEDQEATSPSDHAAYELLKEQLEDVLDTLTDREENVLRLRFGLDDGRTRTLEEVGRVFGVTRERIRQIEAKALRKLRHPSRSKQLRDFLE comes from the coding sequence ATGAGCGATAAGCCACAAGAAAAAAGCCCAGAAACAATCGAACAAGTAAAAGAAGCCCTGATCGAAGAAGGTAAAAAAACAGGGATAATGACATATACTAGGGTTGCTGCCAGATTAGCTCCTTTTACAGTAGAATCTGAGCAAATGGATGATTTCATTGAGCAATTAACTGAAGCAGGAGTAGAAGTCACTTATAGCGATGATGATGAGGATCCTGATGAAACTGAACTTGTAAAAGAAGAGAATGAAGAATTTGACTTGACGGATATGAGTGTTCCACCAGGTGTAAAAATTAACGATCCAGTACGTATGTATCTTAAAGAGATTGGACGCGTTAATCTTTTAAGTGCTGATGAAGAAATTGAACTTGCAAAACGAATCGAAACAGGTGATATTGAAGCAAAGGGCCGTTTAGCTGAAGCTAACTTGCGACTTGTTGTAAGTATTGCCAAGCGTTATGTGGGCCGTGGTATGCTTTTTCTTGACCTTATTCAAGAAGGAAATATGGGATTAATGAAAGCTGTTGAAAAGTTTGACTTTAATAAAGGGTTTAAATTTAGTACCTATGCGACTTGGTGGATTCGTCAAGCAATCACCCGTGCTATTGCAGACCAGGCTAGAACAATTCGTATTCCTGTCCATATGGTCGAAACGATTAATAAATTAATTCGCGTACAGCGTTCTTTACTACAAGATTTAGGTCGCGATCCTTCTCCTGAAGAGATTGGTGAAGAAATGGACCTCCCTACAGAGAAAGTACGTGAAATTTTAAAAATAGCACAAGAACCTGTCTCGCTTGAAACACCAATTGGTGAAGAAGATGACTCCCATTTAGGAGACTTTATTGAAGATCAAGAAGCCACATCTCCTTCTGATCACGCAGCTTATGAACTATTAAAAGAACAGTTAGAAGATGTTTTAGATACACTAACTGATCGTGAAGAAAACGTTTTACGGTTGCGTTTTGGCCTTGATGATGGCAGAACACGTACATTAGAGGAAGTCGGCCGTGTTTTTGGTGTCACTCGTGAACGTATTCGTCAAATTGAAGCTAAAGCTCTTCGCAAATTGCGCCATCCAAGTAGAAGCAAGCAACTAAGAGATTTTCTAGAATAA
- the ybeY gene encoding rRNA maturation RNase YbeY — protein MSILEIDMIDETDHLPAKTNQFVEDLLQFAAEHLKIEPDTEMSVTFTDNEHIQTINRDYRGKDQPTDVISFAIEELVEGETAIHFKEDEGLPRVLGDIIISVEKASEQAEAYGHSAERELGFLAVHGLLHLLGYDHMTAKEEKVMFGLQKEVLDAYGLQR, from the coding sequence ATGTCCATTTTAGAAATTGATATGATTGATGAAACCGATCATTTACCTGCGAAAACAAATCAATTTGTTGAAGATCTTTTACAATTTGCTGCCGAACATTTGAAAATAGAACCGGATACTGAAATGTCGGTTACATTTACTGATAATGAGCACATTCAAACGATTAACCGGGATTATCGTGGAAAAGACCAACCGACTGATGTCATTTCTTTTGCCATTGAGGAGCTTGTAGAAGGTGAAACAGCCATTCATTTTAAAGAAGATGAGGGCCTCCCAAGAGTTTTAGGTGATATTATTATCTCCGTTGAAAAAGCAAGCGAACAAGCAGAAGCGTACGGACATTCAGCAGAAAGAGAGCTTGGTTTTTTAGCAGTTCATGGGTTGCTTCATTTACTGGGTTATGACCATATGACAGCAAAAGAAGAAAAAGTAATGTTCGGATTACAAAAAGAAGTGTTGGATGCTTATGGTTTACAAAGATAG
- the era gene encoding GTPase Era has protein sequence MNEKFKSGFVAIVGRPNVGKSTLLNRIIGQKIAIMSDKAQTTRNKVQGVYTTEQAQVVFIDTPGIHKPKHKLGDFMVKVALNTFREVDLIYFVIDASSGFGRGDEFIIEKLKNVNTPVFLLINKIDLVSPEKLLELIVQYKEHLDFAEIMPISALEGNNVEQLLGETTAKLEEGPMYYPKDQITDHPERFIISELIREQVLELTREEVPHSVAVTIDGIEKNSKTEKLTIMATIIVERSTQKGIIIGKQGQMLKQIGMRARKEIELLLGSKVFLEVWVKVQKNWRDKEHYLQDYGFNKDEY, from the coding sequence ATGAATGAAAAATTTAAATCGGGTTTTGTTGCGATTGTGGGCCGCCCAAATGTCGGTAAATCAACGTTATTGAATCGTATTATCGGACAAAAAATTGCGATTATGAGCGATAAAGCACAGACGACTAGAAATAAAGTGCAAGGTGTCTATACAACAGAGCAAGCCCAAGTCGTTTTCATTGATACACCTGGTATTCATAAGCCAAAGCATAAACTTGGCGATTTTATGGTCAAAGTAGCGTTGAACACTTTTCGTGAAGTAGATTTAATTTATTTTGTTATTGATGCAAGTAGTGGATTTGGCCGTGGGGATGAATTTATCATTGAGAAGTTAAAAAATGTGAACACTCCTGTTTTTTTACTCATTAATAAAATTGATCTTGTTTCACCCGAAAAGTTACTAGAATTAATTGTTCAATATAAGGAGCATTTAGATTTTGCTGAAATCATGCCTATTTCTGCACTTGAGGGAAATAATGTAGAGCAACTTTTAGGCGAGACGACGGCTAAGTTAGAAGAAGGACCAATGTATTATCCAAAAGACCAAATCACGGATCACCCTGAACGATTTATTATTTCAGAGTTAATTCGTGAACAAGTACTTGAGTTGACGCGTGAAGAAGTCCCTCACTCTGTAGCGGTTACCATTGATGGTATCGAAAAAAATAGCAAAACGGAGAAGTTGACAATTATGGCAACCATTATCGTTGAGCGTTCAACACAAAAGGGGATCATTATCGGCAAACAAGGACAAATGCTAAAGCAAATCGGAATGCGCGCTCGAAAAGAAATTGAATTGTTGCTAGGTTCTAAAGTATTTCTTGAAGTTTGGGTTAAAGTCCAGAAAAATTGGCGAGACAAAGAACATTACTTGCAGGATTATGGTTTTAACAAAGACGAATATTGA
- the dnaG gene encoding DNA primase, which translates to MRRIPEETIERVRAETDIIDVIGSYVQLKKQGRNYIGLCPFHGEKTPSFSVSPEKQIFHCFGCGKGGNVFSFLMEHDHLSFVEAVKKVAEFSHIEVLLPEQSSGLELNSGFEQEASDTIKMIELHQLVAKLYHYLLMETDEGLKAFNYLKERGMSEKMMTAFQIGFSPQHHMTITSFLEKRGADLDLAEKSGLLSRREDGTLIDRFRGRIMFPITNDRGQLVGFSGRAFEQDQGPKYLNSPETPLFNKRKLLYHFSEGRQAIRKKEEILLLEGFMDVISVFGVDLKNGVASMGTSLTEEHVALIRRITNCVVICYDGDQAGIEAAYRAGQMIREKSSMEIFVLQLPNGKDPDEYIKANSGEKFKEVYDHMRLTWTAFKLLYLRRNHNLQNETEQLSYIDQALKEIAELSQATHREIYLKQLASEFDLTIDALKEQLMGFFKKKPQFDPFAGMIPPEDQRITATASFAVPKKKLEAHVVSEQQLMKIMIESREAFWQIQEMLGSEEFYHDEYQALYTHLIGFYAEDNKADVFRLIDYLRDAELKNLVSSLEMIDSPVEQGLAEYQDYIHGLKKFKLEIKLKQLKKELQACDPHDDKEDVTRITTQIIELQRKLMNKQFD; encoded by the coding sequence GTGAGACGGATTCCAGAAGAAACCATTGAAAGAGTCCGAGCGGAAACAGATATTATTGATGTTATTGGTAGTTATGTTCAGCTAAAAAAACAAGGGCGCAATTATATTGGTCTTTGTCCGTTTCATGGTGAGAAAACGCCCTCTTTTTCTGTTTCACCTGAAAAACAGATTTTCCACTGTTTTGGCTGTGGGAAAGGTGGTAATGTTTTTTCATTTTTGATGGAACATGATCATTTAAGCTTTGTAGAAGCTGTCAAAAAAGTAGCAGAATTTAGCCATATTGAAGTTTTACTACCCGAGCAATCTTCTGGCTTAGAGCTTAATTCAGGCTTTGAGCAAGAAGCGAGCGACACAATAAAGATGATTGAATTGCATCAACTTGTAGCTAAGCTTTACCATTACCTACTCATGGAAACAGACGAAGGCCTGAAAGCATTTAACTATTTAAAAGAACGTGGTATGTCGGAAAAGATGATGACAGCGTTTCAAATTGGTTTTTCACCTCAGCACCATATGACGATTACATCCTTCTTAGAAAAGCGCGGCGCTGATTTGGATCTTGCTGAAAAGAGTGGTTTACTTTCAAGGAGAGAAGATGGCACATTGATTGATCGTTTTCGTGGGAGAATTATGTTTCCAATTACGAACGATCGAGGCCAGCTGGTAGGCTTTTCTGGGAGAGCATTTGAGCAAGATCAGGGACCTAAATATTTAAATAGCCCAGAAACGCCGCTGTTTAACAAGCGAAAGCTACTATACCATTTTTCAGAAGGTAGGCAAGCGATCCGTAAGAAAGAAGAAATCCTTTTACTAGAAGGATTTATGGATGTGATTTCTGTATTTGGCGTAGATCTTAAAAATGGTGTTGCTTCGATGGGGACCAGTTTGACAGAGGAACATGTCGCGCTCATTCGTCGGATAACGAATTGTGTTGTGATCTGTTACGATGGGGACCAGGCTGGAATTGAAGCTGCTTATCGTGCTGGACAAATGATCCGTGAAAAAAGTTCAATGGAAATCTTTGTTTTACAATTACCAAATGGAAAAGATCCAGATGAATACATCAAAGCAAATAGTGGAGAAAAGTTTAAAGAAGTATATGACCACATGCGTTTGACGTGGACAGCATTCAAGCTTCTTTATCTACGTCGGAACCATAATTTGCAAAATGAAACTGAACAATTAAGCTATATTGATCAAGCTTTAAAAGAAATTGCCGAGCTAAGCCAAGCGACCCATCGTGAAATTTATTTAAAACAGCTTGCAAGCGAATTTGATTTAACGATTGACGCTTTAAAAGAACAGCTGATGGGGTTTTTTAAAAAGAAGCCACAGTTCGATCCATTTGCTGGAATGATTCCACCAGAAGATCAACGAATCACAGCTACTGCTTCTTTTGCAGTTCCAAAGAAGAAGCTAGAAGCACATGTCGTTTCTGAGCAACAATTGATGAAAATAATGATCGAAAGTCGGGAAGCTTTTTGGCAAATTCAAGAAATGCTTGGCAGCGAGGAATTTTATCATGATGAGTATCAAGCGCTTTACACGCATTTGATAGGTTTCTATGCAGAAGATAATAAGGCCGATGTTTTTCGCCTGATAGACTATTTACGAGATGCTGAATTAAAGAATTTAGTCTCAAGTCTTGAGATGATTGATTCCCCAGTTGAACAAGGGTTAGCAGAATATCAAGATTATATTCATGGTTTAAAAAAATTCAAATTGGAAATTAAATTAAAGCAGCTAAAAAAAGAACTGCAAGCTTGTGATCCACACGATGATAAAGAGGATGTTACACGGATCACAACACAGATTATCGAGTTACAGCGAAAGCTTATGAATAAACAATTTGATTAA
- a CDS encoding DUF188 domain-containing protein, producing the protein MFRLIVDADACPVKAEINQLAEEFQLDVIYVASYNHFSVNRGKERWLFVDTNKEAADLKIVSTANYGDIVITQDIGLSSMLLAKCDVFSNRGEKYQEREIERLLDIRHQNAKARRSGHYSKGPSKMTAVDNQRFYLHLKAFIANKQKEVNTCETDSRRNH; encoded by the coding sequence ATGTTCAGGCTTATTGTTGATGCAGATGCTTGTCCTGTGAAAGCTGAAATTAATCAACTTGCTGAAGAATTTCAGTTAGATGTCATTTATGTCGCTTCATATAATCATTTTAGTGTAAACCGAGGCAAAGAACGGTGGCTTTTTGTCGATACAAATAAAGAAGCTGCAGATCTTAAAATCGTATCAACGGCGAACTATGGTGATATCGTTATTACGCAGGATATCGGTCTTTCTAGCATGCTTCTTGCAAAGTGTGATGTGTTTTCCAATCGTGGTGAAAAATATCAAGAGCGAGAAATTGAGCGCCTCCTCGATATTCGCCATCAAAATGCAAAAGCAAGACGCAGCGGACACTACAGCAAAGGACCAAGCAAAATGACAGCAGTAGATAACCAACGCTTTTATTTGCATTTAAAAGCATTTATTGCAAATAAGCAAAAGGAGGTTAACACATGTGAGACGGATTCCAGAAGAAACCATTGA
- the glyQ gene encoding glycine--tRNA ligase subunit alpha, with translation MNLQTMIRVLQDYWSKQGCVTLQSYDVEKGAGTMSPYTFLKAIGPEPWRACYVEPSRRPADGRYGENPNRLFQHHQFQVVMKPSPDNIQELYLRSLEEIGINPLEHDIRFVEDNWENPSLGCAGLGWEVWLDGMEITQFTYFQQVGGLECFPVTSEITYGVERLASYIQDKENVFDLAWTDQLSYRDIFYQAEYEHSKYAFETSSTEMLLGLFDTYEREAKNQMEEGLVFPAYDYVLKCSHTFNLLDAKGVVSVTERAQYIGRIRKLARKIAKTFYEEREKLNFPLLKKQEVTDHE, from the coding sequence ATGAATTTACAAACAATGATTCGCGTGTTACAGGATTACTGGTCAAAACAAGGATGTGTGACGCTCCAATCTTATGATGTGGAAAAAGGAGCAGGTACAATGAGCCCCTATACCTTTTTAAAAGCTATCGGTCCAGAGCCGTGGCGAGCTTGTTATGTTGAGCCTTCTAGAAGACCAGCAGATGGACGTTATGGGGAGAATCCTAACCGTTTATTTCAACATCATCAATTTCAAGTGGTCATGAAACCTTCCCCAGATAATATTCAAGAACTTTATTTACGTTCTTTAGAAGAAATTGGGATTAATCCACTGGAACATGATATTCGTTTTGTAGAAGATAATTGGGAAAACCCTTCACTTGGTTGTGCAGGACTTGGTTGGGAAGTTTGGCTTGATGGGATGGAAATTACGCAGTTTACTTATTTCCAACAAGTAGGCGGCTTAGAATGTTTTCCAGTCACATCAGAAATCACATACGGCGTAGAGCGCTTAGCAAGTTATATCCAAGATAAAGAAAATGTATTTGATTTGGCATGGACGGACCAATTAAGTTACCGTGATATTTTTTATCAAGCAGAATATGAGCATTCAAAATACGCATTTGAAACATCCAGTACAGAGATGTTACTTGGTTTATTTGATACGTACGAGCGTGAAGCTAAAAACCAAATGGAAGAAGGACTTGTTTTTCCTGCGTATGATTATGTTTTAAAATGCTCGCACACCTTTAACTTACTCGATGCAAAAGGGGTAGTTTCAGTAACAGAACGAGCGCAATACATTGGTAGAATCCGTAAACTCGCTCGTAAAATTGCTAAAACTTTCTATGAAGAACGAGAAAAACTCAACTTCCCACTTTTAAAAAAACAGGAGGTGACAGATCATGAGTAA
- the recO gene encoding DNA repair protein RecO, producing MDKCEGIVIKQSSYKEADKIVVLYTRELGKIGMVARGAKKTRSRLAAVTQLYTHGQFTFFSGNKKGLMALKQGDVLTNFVSIHQDIFLTAYASYVCELLDKATEERKKNPYLYELVYQILCDIDEGYDPQILTNIFEMKMLNVLGLYPVMDRCAICGQVEGHFDFSTRSNGIICHRCFEKDPYRLHLPENVVKLLRLFYIFQLDRLGNISVKDETKVLLQKTIDTYYDENSGLYLKSRKFLRKMDQWSGLLQNEQKPFDK from the coding sequence ATGGATAAATGTGAAGGAATTGTTATTAAGCAATCTAGCTACAAAGAAGCAGATAAAATTGTCGTTCTCTACACGCGCGAATTAGGTAAAATCGGTATGGTTGCACGCGGGGCTAAGAAAACACGAAGCCGACTAGCTGCTGTTACGCAACTCTATACGCATGGGCAATTCACTTTTTTCAGTGGCAATAAGAAAGGACTTATGGCATTGAAACAAGGTGACGTCTTAACAAATTTTGTTAGTATTCATCAGGATATTTTTTTGACAGCTTACGCATCCTATGTATGTGAGTTGCTCGATAAAGCAACAGAAGAGCGCAAAAAAAATCCATATTTATATGAACTTGTTTATCAGATTTTATGTGACATTGATGAGGGCTATGATCCGCAAATTTTGACCAATATTTTTGAAATGAAGATGTTAAACGTGCTTGGGCTATATCCTGTCATGGATCGTTGTGCTATTTGTGGTCAAGTGGAGGGACATTTCGATTTTTCAACACGCAGCAATGGGATCATTTGTCATCGCTGTTTTGAAAAGGACCCTTATCGGCTCCATCTTCCAGAAAATGTTGTGAAATTACTACGTTTATTTTATATCTTTCAGCTTGATCGGTTAGGGAATATTAGCGTAAAAGACGAAACAAAAGTGCTACTTCAAAAAACCATTGATACGTATTACGATGAAAATTCTGGTCTGTATTTAAAAAGTCGCAAGTTTTTAAGAAAGATGGATCAGTGGAGTGGGCTTTTACAGAACGAGCAAAAGCCATTTGACAAATGA
- a CDS encoding cytidine deaminase yields MKQNDIISLAKQAREYAYVPYSHFPVGAALVTKSGEVVLGANIENASFGLTNCAERTAIFKAVSEGKRDFTKLVIVADTEDPVSPCGACRQVISEFCDADMPVVLTNLKGDQVEVTVGKLLPGAFKAEDMDK; encoded by the coding sequence ATGAAACAAAATGATATCATCTCTTTAGCAAAACAGGCACGTGAATATGCGTATGTGCCATATTCTCATTTCCCTGTAGGAGCAGCGCTTGTTACTAAATCAGGCGAGGTTGTTCTTGGGGCTAATATTGAAAATGCTTCGTTTGGTTTAACGAATTGTGCAGAAAGAACAGCTATTTTTAAAGCTGTCTCAGAAGGAAAACGTGATTTTACTAAATTGGTGATTGTAGCAGACACAGAAGATCCTGTCTCACCTTGTGGAGCTTGTAGACAAGTGATTAGTGAATTTTGTGATGCAGACATGCCTGTTGTTTTGACGAATCTAAAAGGAGATCAAGTAGAAGTGACCGTTGGCAAGCTTTTACCTGGGGCTTTTAAAGCGGAGGATATGGATAAATGA